A genomic segment from Bradyrhizobium diazoefficiens USDA 110 encodes:
- a CDS encoding MnhB domain-containing protein: protein MSIATVFEIVLAAVVLTLGVWTIVVPETFSATVGFVAYGLLVALIWVRLDAADVALTEAAIGGGLGGVLLLSAAARLRDADMMADEAPGKLLRAGAAALSVLTAAALAGAVLWLPDSAPTLAPAAVANAWATGLSNPVTNVLMAFRAMDTMLEKIVLLLAIVGVWSLAPDSAWGGRPGPRHQADPRGVLAFLARLLPPVGIVIGIYILWTGSDHPGGAFQGGAILASMWLLAVMAGLADTPLVSDRSVRFILVAGPGLFLLVGLAGLLFGAAFLSYPPALAKPLILGIEVAMTLTIAATLGLLLAGVPERGMEP from the coding sequence ATGAGCATTGCGACGGTCTTTGAAATTGTCCTTGCCGCGGTCGTGCTGACCCTCGGCGTCTGGACGATCGTCGTGCCCGAGACGTTTTCGGCCACGGTCGGGTTCGTTGCCTATGGACTGCTGGTGGCACTGATCTGGGTACGCCTCGACGCTGCCGACGTTGCTCTGACCGAGGCCGCAATCGGCGGCGGCCTCGGTGGCGTCTTGCTGCTGAGCGCGGCGGCGCGATTGCGGGATGCCGACATGATGGCGGACGAAGCGCCAGGCAAACTGCTGCGAGCGGGCGCCGCAGCGCTGTCCGTGCTGACGGCTGCGGCGCTGGCCGGCGCGGTCCTGTGGCTGCCCGATTCCGCTCCGACGCTTGCTCCGGCTGCTGTTGCAAATGCCTGGGCAACGGGTCTGTCCAACCCCGTCACCAACGTGCTCATGGCGTTCCGCGCCATGGATACGATGCTCGAGAAGATCGTGCTGTTGCTGGCCATCGTCGGCGTTTGGTCGCTTGCGCCTGACAGTGCGTGGGGCGGCCGCCCCGGGCCGCGCCACCAAGCCGATCCACGTGGCGTTCTCGCCTTTCTTGCGCGGCTGCTGCCGCCGGTTGGCATCGTCATCGGGATCTATATCCTCTGGACCGGTTCCGACCATCCCGGCGGAGCTTTTCAGGGCGGCGCGATTCTCGCGTCGATGTGGCTGCTGGCCGTCATGGCCGGATTGGCGGACACACCGCTCGTGAGCGATCGATCGGTACGGTTCATCCTCGTTGCCGGGCCCGGCCTGTTCCTGCTCGTCGGCCTTGCCGGCCTTCTGTTTGGCGCCGCGTTCCTGTCCTATCCGCCAGCGCTGGCCAAGCCGCTGATACTTGGCATCGAGGTCGCAATGACCCTGACGATCGCAGCGACGCTCGGACTGCTGCTCGCCGGCGTACCGGAACGGGGCATGGAGCCGTGA
- a CDS encoding NADH-quinone oxidoreductase subunit K — protein sequence MSGVTVFGLCAAATVGLGLYGLITKPQPLRKIIAFNLLGSGVFLLFGVVGRRGAAAGIGNDPVPQALVITGIVVAFSATALAIALLLRLFQTSASMAPRSRASPRDDPDQAGG from the coding sequence GTGAGCGGCGTGACGGTGTTCGGATTGTGCGCTGCTGCCACGGTCGGACTTGGGCTCTACGGCCTGATCACGAAGCCCCAGCCCCTCCGCAAGATCATCGCCTTCAATCTGCTCGGCAGCGGCGTATTCCTCCTGTTCGGCGTCGTTGGACGGCGCGGTGCGGCGGCGGGGATCGGCAATGATCCGGTGCCGCAAGCCCTGGTGATCACCGGCATCGTCGTCGCGTTTTCCGCAACGGCTTTGGCGATTGCACTGCTGCTGCGGCTGTTCCAGACGAGTGCCTCCATGGCGCCGCGCAGTCGCGCCTCGCCGCGCGATGACCCAGATCAGGCCGGTGGCTGA